In Elstera cyanobacteriorum, the genomic stretch ATCTCACGATCCGCCCGGCGACCGACGGCGAAAGCCTCGCGGCACTGAACGGCAAGACCTATGCCCTGGAAGCGGGCATGACGGTCATCGCCGATGCCAGCGGCGCGGTTTCGCTCGGCGGCATCATCGGCGGCGAAAGCACCGGCTGCGACCTCGACACCACCGATGTGCTGCTGGAAATCGCCTATTTCGATCCGCTCGGCACCGCCCGCACGGGCCGCAAGCTGGGCGTGCTGTCGGACGCGCGCTATCGGTTCGAGCGCGGCATCGATAGCGGCTTCTGCGAAGACGGTCTGGCCTTCGCCACCCAGTTGATCCTCGATCTCTGCGGCGGCACCCCCGGCCCGGTCATCCAAGCGGGCACGGCCCCCGACCGGCACCGGACGCTGACCCTGCGCCCCAGCCGCTGCGCCAGCCTGGGCGGGGTGGAGGTTGCGGCGGATGAGCAGGTGCGCATTCTGACCGCCCTCGGCTTCGGCGTTACTGTCAGCGGCGATACGCTGTCGGTCGTCCCGCCCTCTTGGCGCGACGATATCGAGGGCGAAGCCGATCTGGTCGAAGAAGTCCTGCGCATTCATGGGCTGGACGCCATTCAGCCCGTGTCGATGGCCGTCGAAGGGCTGCCGCCGCTCGCGATCTCTCCGGCGCAAAAGCGGCTGACGCAATTGAAGCGCCTGCTGGCCGGGCGCGGGCTGCTGGAAGCCGTTACCTGGTCCTTCCTCGCCAAGGCTGATGCCGTGGCCTTCGGCGGCGGTCAGGACGAACTTGCGGTGGTGAACCCCATCGCCGCCGATCTCGACCATATGCGCCCCTCGGCTCTGCCGAACCTGCTGGCGGCTGCCGCCCGCAACCGCGCGCGCGGCATCGCCTCCCCCGCGCTGTTCGAAGCCGGGCCGGGCTTCGTTACCGCCCGCCCGGATGGGCAACGCACCATCATCGTCGGCGTCCGCGTCGGCGATCAGCAGGAGCGTAATTGGCGCGGCACGGGCCGCCCGGTCGATGCCTTCGACGCTAAGGCGGACCTGTTCGCCGCCCTACGCCTCCTCGGCCTGAACCCCGATGGGATGCCGCTGTCGCGCGACGCCCCCGCTTGGTTCCATCCGGGCCAATCGGGCAGCGTCAAGCTGGGGCCGAAGCAGGTTCTGGGGCATTTCGGCCTGCTGCACCCGCAGGTGGCGGAGCGCTATGACCTGGATGCGCCGGTGGCGGTGTTCGAACTGCATCTCGACGCCGTACCGCTGCCGAAAGCCAAAGCGGGCCGCGCCCGCCCGATGCTGAAGACCTCGGCCTTCCAGACCGTGCAGCGCGACTTCGCCTTCCTGGTCGATGCCTCGGTCGAAGTTGAAACCCTGCTGCGCGCCGTGCGCACCGCCGATAAGAGCCTGATCACCCAGGTCGCGCTCTTCGACGTCTACGCGGGCAAGGGCGTGCCAGAGGGCAAGAAATCGGTCGCCCTCAGCATCACCCT encodes the following:
- the pheT gene encoding phenylalanine--tRNA ligase subunit beta — its product is MKFTLSWLKEHLDTQASLTEITDALTSVGLELEGITDPSAPLKGFKTARIIEAKKHPNADKLRVCRVDTGAGELQVVCGAPNARDGLVTVLALPGMTVPNSGALLKKGEIRGEASEGMLCSARELNLSDEHEGIMELPADAALGQELGDLLGLADPVIEIAVTPNRADALGVRGVARDLAAKGLGTLKPRPVPAIAAQPLPGPAIRLDLPENNRACPVFFARVIKGVKNAESPEWLKRKLTAVGLRPISALVDITNLLTLDLNRPAHVFDLGKLTGDLTIRPATDGESLAALNGKTYALEAGMTVIADASGAVSLGGIIGGESTGCDLDTTDVLLEIAYFDPLGTARTGRKLGVLSDARYRFERGIDSGFCEDGLAFATQLILDLCGGTPGPVIQAGTAPDRHRTLTLRPSRCASLGGVEVAADEQVRILTALGFGVTVSGDTLSVVPPSWRDDIEGEADLVEEVLRIHGLDAIQPVSMAVEGLPPLAISPAQKRLTQLKRLLAGRGLLEAVTWSFLAKADAVAFGGGQDELAVVNPIAADLDHMRPSALPNLLAAAARNRARGIASPALFEAGPGFVTARPDGQRTIIVGVRVGDQQERNWRGTGRPVDAFDAKADLFAALRLLGLNPDGMPLSRDAPAWFHPGQSGSVKLGPKQVLGHFGLLHPQVAERYDLDAPVAVFELHLDAVPLPKAKAGRARPMLKTSAFQTVQRDFAFLVDASVEVETLLRAVRTADKSLITQVALFDVYAGKGVPEGKKSVALSITLTPMDRTLTDAEIETVATAVTAAVAKATGGTLRS